In Kitasatospora sp. NA04385, a single genomic region encodes these proteins:
- a CDS encoding SEL1-like repeat protein yields MTTDVRGRGRETRSEVLRELLLLWDEARRADGRAVTQKRLARIGGISPSTLHGWLSGRSVPREADRLAAVAGELARVSGRPVRRSAYWSALLEADRSRARIPRQQTGRPSGEPGPGVTCPSVRRPTALRGTAVVRAADGTGRWVRSTVATGTGGGTRRGTGGGPLPAGARLVNRYRTAPPAARAVVDAALDAVRLGHRPVLPAALLAASAPHYLTSRERNALRPGWVADGLEYLREAVPGTGALLTAGDPAAAKAAAARAPRGAVTSRGVGAARTTGGPEVRIAEALVRRLRPEREGRTVPAGLWESLARYAHPADRSALARSAAVRGLTRIAVGLCASAAEAGDLAALSVGAALLAEAGRTAEAADWYAAAADRGVPEAALRAAELLERDGRFEQAVDWYDRAALAGSTDARFRGAELLGRSGGIAPALHRFEEAARAGHRAARHQAGRLLAELGRADEALEWFARAADDGHPEAAVDCARICAAAGRIDRAAAWWERAWAQGAVAVVPEAAGTLEAAGRIDEAAAWYERAATCGDETAWHEAAALFARHGQYGNLPWYAHIGDPQALRDRAERCERDGDPDGALDWYRKAAEAGSETALFQAADLLERQGDSTGAVHWYERAAARGDAYAMRELGRLLGELGRSRESVGWYRAAAAAGDRHALLAVAHPAVAHLNAAHLSAAHFDAAHPAAVRPGTAALAPGLEPRASQVAGRPTAGPAPAAAPTGRTGPVTLDEAVELLVQAGRPFEAGLLRGHDGTEPERLREASRMLSRSTCEDRAIAWVQRLADAGDGRAVREAAEMLESRGRIDDALTWYGRAAAEGDRDALLAGARMLAERRRPQQAEEWYRRAADAGDPLAHRESLMLLQEYGAPSEAVGTATPAPATAALTAAPSGAAPGHSPRVPRQPGTRARTEP; encoded by the coding sequence ATGACAACAGACGTGCGGGGGAGGGGCCGGGAGACCCGCTCCGAGGTGCTGCGCGAACTCCTGCTGCTCTGGGACGAGGCCCGTCGGGCCGACGGTCGGGCGGTCACCCAGAAACGGCTGGCCAGGATCGGCGGCATCAGCCCGTCCACCCTGCACGGCTGGCTGTCCGGGCGCTCGGTGCCCCGCGAGGCGGACCGACTCGCCGCGGTGGCGGGGGAGTTGGCCCGCGTCTCGGGCCGTCCGGTGCGGCGGTCCGCCTACTGGTCCGCGCTCCTGGAGGCCGACCGGAGCCGGGCCCGGATCCCCCGGCAGCAGACCGGGCGTCCGTCGGGAGAACCGGGCCCCGGCGTGACCTGCCCGTCCGTGCGGCGGCCGACGGCCCTCCGAGGAACGGCGGTCGTCCGGGCCGCGGACGGTACGGGCCGCTGGGTCAGGTCGACGGTGGCCACCGGAACGGGCGGTGGCACTCGCCGCGGCACCGGAGGCGGTCCGCTGCCGGCCGGGGCACGGCTGGTGAACCGCTACCGCACGGCGCCGCCGGCCGCCAGGGCCGTCGTCGATGCCGCGCTGGACGCGGTGCGCCTCGGCCACCGCCCGGTCCTGCCGGCGGCGCTGCTGGCGGCGTCCGCCCCGCACTACCTGACCTCCCGGGAGCGCAACGCCCTCCGCCCGGGCTGGGTGGCCGACGGGCTGGAGTACCTGCGCGAGGCGGTCCCCGGCACGGGTGCGCTGCTGACGGCCGGCGACCCGGCGGCCGCCAAGGCCGCGGCCGCCCGGGCACCGCGCGGCGCCGTGACATCCCGGGGCGTCGGGGCCGCCCGCACGACCGGCGGGCCCGAGGTGCGGATCGCCGAGGCCCTGGTGCGGCGGCTGCGGCCGGAACGGGAGGGACGCACCGTCCCGGCCGGGCTGTGGGAGTCCCTGGCCCGGTACGCCCACCCCGCCGACCGGTCCGCCCTCGCACGGTCGGCGGCCGTCCGCGGGCTCACCCGGATCGCGGTCGGGCTCTGCGCCTCGGCCGCCGAAGCGGGCGACCTCGCCGCGCTGTCGGTCGGCGCCGCCCTGCTCGCCGAGGCGGGCCGGACGGCCGAGGCCGCCGACTGGTACGCCGCGGCAGCCGACCGGGGAGTGCCCGAGGCCGCGCTGCGGGCGGCCGAACTGCTGGAACGCGACGGCAGGTTCGAGCAGGCCGTCGACTGGTACGACCGGGCCGCACTGGCCGGGAGCACCGACGCCCGCTTCCGGGGCGCCGAACTCCTCGGCCGCTCCGGCGGGATCGCACCCGCCCTGCACCGCTTCGAGGAGGCCGCCCGGGCCGGCCACCGCGCCGCCCGCCACCAGGCCGGACGCCTGCTCGCCGAACTCGGCCGCGCCGACGAGGCCCTGGAGTGGTTCGCCCGGGCGGCGGACGACGGGCACCCCGAAGCGGCCGTCGACTGCGCCAGGATCTGCGCCGCCGCGGGCCGGATCGACCGGGCGGCCGCCTGGTGGGAACGGGCCTGGGCCCAGGGTGCGGTGGCCGTCGTGCCCGAGGCCGCCGGAACGCTGGAGGCGGCCGGCCGGATCGACGAGGCCGCCGCCTGGTACGAGCGCGCGGCGACTTGCGGCGACGAGACCGCCTGGCACGAGGCCGCCGCCCTGTTCGCCAGGCACGGCCAGTACGGCAACCTGCCCTGGTACGCCCACATCGGCGACCCGCAGGCGCTGCGCGACCGCGCCGAGCGGTGCGAACGGGACGGGGACCCGGACGGGGCGCTGGACTGGTACCGGAAGGCGGCCGAAGCGGGCAGCGAGACCGCCCTGTTCCAGGCCGCCGACCTGCTGGAGCGACAGGGCGACAGCACCGGCGCCGTCCACTGGTACGAACGCGCAGCCGCCCGTGGCGACGCCTACGCGATGCGCGAACTCGGCCGACTGCTGGGCGAACTGGGCCGCTCCCGGGAGTCCGTCGGCTGGTACCGGGCCGCGGCCGCGGCGGGTGACCGGCACGCCCTGCTCGCCGTCGCCCACCCCGCCGTCGCTCACCTCAATGCCGCTCACCTCAGTGCCGCTCACTTCGATGCCGCCCACCCCGCTGCCGTCCGGCCCGGTACCGCCGCGCTCGCGCCGGGCCTCGAACCGCGGGCGTCGCAGGTAGCCGGCCGCCCGACCGCGGGCCCCGCACCGGCGGCCGCTCCCACCGGCCGGACCGGGCCCGTGACGCTGGACGAGGCGGTGGAACTGCTGGTGCAGGCCGGTCGGCCCTTCGAAGCCGGGCTGCTGCGGGGCCACGACGGCACGGAGCCGGAGCGGCTGCGCGAGGCGTCCCGGATGCTGTCCAGGTCGACGTGCGAGGACCGGGCCATCGCGTGGGTGCAGCGGCTCGCCGACGCGGGCGACGGGCGGGCCGTCCGGGAGGCCGCCGAGATGCTGGAGAGCCGGGGCCGGATCGACGACGCGCTCACCTGGTACGGGCGCGCGGCCGCCGAGGGCGACCGGGACGCCCTGCTCGCCGGGGCCCGGATGCTCGCCGAGCGCCGCCGGCCGCAGCAGGCCGAGGAGTGGTACCGGCGGGCCGCCGACGCCGGTGATCCGCTCGCCCACCGCGAGTCGCTGATGCTCCTCCAGGAGTACGGGGCGCCGTCCGAAGCGGTGGGGACGGCCACGCCCGCGCCCGCCACGGCAGCGCTCACCGCTGCGCCGTCCGGCGCTGCCCCGGGGCACTCCCCGAGGGTCCCCCGGCAGCCCGGGACACGCGCCCGGACGGAACCCTGA
- the nirB gene encoding nitrite reductase large subunit NirB, with protein MTTTKPTLLLVGYGMVGHRFLEALADTGAAARYRVVVLAEEPRHAYDRVGLTSYFSGRSADDLLLAEEGFTDRHGFEVHLSSPAVSLDPAARTVTTAAGHTLSYDTLVLATGSYPFVPPVDGRDAEGCFVYRTIEDLQAIEAYSAGARVGAVVGGGLLGLEAAGALKGLGLETHVVEFAPRLMPVQVDDAGGAALRRTIESMGVVVHTGIGTKAITVADGRAVGMSFTDDSELATDLVVFSAGVRPRDQLAREAGLTVGERGGIAIDEHCRTSDPHVFAIGECALAVDGRVYGLVAPGYEMAVAVAQQLAEQAAQPFTGADLSTKLKLLGVDVASFGDAFGSTPGSLDVVYSDSRSGVYKKLVVTGEGALLGGILVGDASAYATLRPLAGTGRPLPVPAESLVLPAGADTAVSLGSSALPDDAVVCSCNNVTKGTIRAAVTDHRCTTVPEVKKCTRAGTNCGSCVKLLGTIVADELEASGVEVDRGLCPCFAHTRAELYEIVLVKRISTHRRLLAEHGRVPEGSEGCEVCKPTVASIIASLAPELEASGHILDGEQGGLQDTNDHFLANLQKNGSYSVVPRIPGGEITPDKLIVIGEVAKEFGLYTKITGGQRIDLFGASVDQLPMIWSRLVAAGFESGHAYGKSLRTVKSCVGSTWCRYGVQDSVAMAIQLELRYRGLRSPHKLKSAVSGCARECAEARGKDFGVIATTNGWNLYVGGNGGATPRHADLLAQDLDDEQLVRLIDRFLMFYIRTADRLERTSTWLERIDGGLDHVREVVVEDSLGIADELEALMARHIGDYQDEWAATLADPDRMRRFVSFVNAPGVPDPSIRFVPERDQVKPDLVLLSTSEQLLAALDPDNAPFPAARILEEAR; from the coding sequence ATGACCACCACCAAGCCCACACTGCTCCTGGTCGGCTACGGCATGGTCGGCCACCGCTTCCTGGAAGCCCTGGCCGACACCGGGGCCGCCGCCCGCTACCGGGTCGTCGTCCTCGCCGAGGAGCCCCGGCACGCCTACGACCGGGTCGGCCTGACCTCCTACTTCTCCGGCCGGAGCGCGGACGACCTGCTGCTCGCCGAAGAGGGCTTCACCGATCGGCACGGGTTCGAGGTGCACCTCTCCTCCCCCGCCGTCTCGCTCGACCCGGCGGCCCGGACCGTCACCACGGCCGCCGGGCACACCCTCTCCTACGACACCCTGGTGCTGGCCACCGGCTCCTACCCCTTCGTCCCCCCGGTGGACGGCCGGGACGCCGAGGGGTGCTTCGTCTACCGCACCATCGAGGACCTGCAGGCGATCGAGGCGTACTCGGCCGGGGCCCGGGTCGGCGCGGTGGTCGGCGGCGGCCTGCTCGGGCTGGAGGCCGCGGGCGCGCTGAAGGGCCTGGGCCTGGAGACCCACGTGGTGGAGTTCGCGCCGCGGCTGATGCCCGTACAGGTCGACGACGCCGGCGGCGCCGCGCTGCGGCGGACCATCGAGTCGATGGGCGTGGTGGTGCACACCGGCATCGGCACCAAGGCGATCACCGTCGCCGACGGGCGCGCGGTCGGCATGTCCTTCACCGACGACTCCGAGCTGGCGACCGACCTGGTGGTGTTCTCCGCCGGTGTCCGCCCCCGCGACCAACTGGCCCGCGAGGCGGGCCTGACGGTCGGCGAGCGCGGCGGCATCGCGATCGACGAGCACTGCCGCACCTCCGACCCGCACGTCTTCGCCATCGGCGAGTGCGCCCTCGCGGTGGACGGCCGGGTGTACGGCCTGGTCGCCCCCGGCTACGAGATGGCCGTCGCGGTGGCCCAGCAGCTGGCCGAGCAGGCCGCGCAGCCGTTCACCGGCGCCGACCTCTCCACCAAGCTCAAGCTGCTCGGCGTCGACGTGGCCAGCTTCGGCGACGCCTTCGGCAGCACGCCCGGCTCGCTGGACGTGGTGTACTCCGACTCCCGCTCCGGCGTCTACAAGAAGCTGGTGGTCACCGGCGAGGGGGCGCTGCTCGGCGGCATCCTGGTCGGCGACGCCTCGGCCTACGCCACCCTCCGCCCGCTGGCGGGCACCGGGCGGCCGCTGCCCGTCCCCGCCGAATCGCTGGTCCTGCCGGCCGGCGCGGACACCGCCGTCTCGCTCGGCAGCTCCGCGCTGCCCGACGACGCGGTGGTCTGCAGCTGCAACAACGTCACCAAGGGCACGATCCGGGCGGCCGTCACCGATCACCGGTGCACCACCGTCCCCGAGGTGAAGAAGTGCACCCGGGCGGGCACCAACTGCGGCTCCTGCGTCAAGCTGCTCGGCACGATCGTCGCGGACGAGCTGGAGGCGAGCGGCGTCGAGGTCGACCGGGGCCTGTGCCCGTGCTTCGCCCACACCCGGGCCGAGCTCTACGAGATCGTCCTGGTCAAGCGGATCTCCACGCACCGCCGGCTGCTCGCCGAGCACGGCCGGGTGCCGGAGGGCTCCGAGGGCTGCGAGGTCTGCAAGCCGACCGTCGCCTCGATCATCGCCTCGCTGGCGCCCGAACTGGAGGCCTCCGGGCACATCCTGGACGGCGAGCAGGGCGGCCTGCAGGACACCAACGACCACTTCCTGGCCAACCTGCAGAAGAACGGCTCCTACTCGGTGGTGCCGCGCATCCCGGGTGGCGAGATCACCCCGGACAAGCTGATCGTGATCGGCGAGGTGGCCAAGGAGTTCGGCCTCTACACCAAGATCACCGGCGGTCAGCGGATCGACCTGTTCGGTGCCAGCGTGGACCAGCTGCCGATGATCTGGAGCCGACTGGTCGCGGCGGGCTTCGAGTCCGGCCACGCGTACGGGAAGTCGCTGCGCACGGTGAAGTCCTGCGTCGGCTCCACCTGGTGCCGCTACGGCGTGCAGGACTCGGTCGCCATGGCGATCCAGCTGGAGCTGCGCTACCGCGGCCTGCGCTCGCCGCACAAGCTCAAGTCCGCGGTCTCCGGCTGCGCCCGCGAGTGCGCCGAGGCCCGCGGCAAGGACTTCGGCGTCATCGCCACCACCAACGGCTGGAACCTGTACGTGGGCGGCAACGGCGGCGCCACGCCCCGGCACGCCGACCTGCTCGCCCAGGACCTGGACGACGAGCAGCTGGTCCGCCTGATCGACCGGTTCCTGATGTTCTACATCCGCACCGCCGACCGGCTGGAGCGCACCTCCACCTGGCTGGAGCGGATCGACGGCGGCCTGGACCACGTCCGCGAGGTGGTGGTCGAGGACTCGCTGGGCATCGCCGACGAGCTGGAGGCGCTGATGGCGCGCCACATCGGCGACTACCAGGACGAGTGGGCGGCCACCCTGGCCGACCCCGACCGGATGCGCCGGTTCGTCTCCTTCGTCAACGCCCCGGGGGTGCCCGACCCGAGCATCCGCTTCGTGCCCGAGCGCGACCAGGTCAAGCCGGACCTGGTGCTGCTGTCCACCTCGGAGCAGCTGCTGGCCGCCCTCGACCCCGACAACGCCCCGTTCCCGGCCGCCCGCATCCTGGAGGAAGCCCGATGA
- a CDS encoding ribonuclease, whose amino-acid sequence MNSRNRLISLVAVVLLGIAAGVAALLNGGNDPDGASSAKSPPAASAPASPSATRGGTASAPKPSAPAKSSAAQGAWVPTDPALADVCRGKLPVQALDTLGLIARGGPYPYRSDGIVFENREGRLPRQSNGYYHEFTVVTPGSGDRGTRRIVTGGIGEQYWTADHYASFQEIDPRC is encoded by the coding sequence ATGAACAGCCGCAACCGCCTGATCAGCCTCGTTGCCGTGGTCCTCCTCGGCATCGCCGCGGGCGTCGCCGCCCTGCTGAACGGCGGGAACGACCCGGACGGCGCGAGCAGCGCGAAGTCCCCGCCCGCCGCGTCCGCCCCCGCTTCCCCGTCCGCCACCCGCGGCGGAACCGCGAGCGCACCCAAGCCGTCGGCCCCGGCCAAGTCGTCCGCCGCCCAAGGCGCCTGGGTCCCCACCGACCCGGCACTGGCCGACGTCTGCCGTGGCAAGCTGCCCGTCCAGGCCCTCGACACCCTCGGCCTGATCGCCCGGGGCGGCCCCTATCCGTACCGCTCGGACGGCATCGTCTTCGAGAACCGGGAGGGTCGGCTGCCCCGTCAATCCAACGGCTACTACCACGAGTTCACCGTGGTCACGCCCGGGTCGGGCGACCGCGGAACCAGGCGGATCGTCACCGGGGGCATCGGTGAGCAGTACTGGACGGCGGACCACTACGCGAGCTTCCAGGAGATCGATCCGCGCTGCTGA
- a CDS encoding SGNH/GDSL hydrolase family protein has product MRRRFPAAAAALTGAVLIGTAGCGAGGASPLPEPERPSPTLSATRAAVTGPYVALGDSYTSGLRIPPQNGSPLGCGRSGVNYPSLVAQRLDLKEFTDVSCSGARTGDLTAAQRTDDGTNPPQLDALGAATRLVTLGIGGNDAGFLDVLGRCAIENVRHSLTGRGEDAPCRAYYTTGAGRGEVQQKMAATGERLAAALGEIKRRAPQAEVLLIGYPALLPQDSGRCAGTLGEGIAGADVDFVSEQEQGLNGMLRQRAEAAGVAFVDTYSASAGHDMCEDVGTRWVEPLAPGQGLAPIHPNAQGQQGMAAAVLAALRPQR; this is encoded by the coding sequence GTGCGCCGCCGGTTCCCGGCCGCCGCGGCGGCCCTGACCGGGGCGGTCCTGATCGGCACCGCGGGGTGCGGCGCGGGGGGCGCCTCCCCGCTGCCCGAACCCGAACGGCCCTCCCCGACGCTCTCGGCCACCCGCGCCGCCGTCACCGGGCCGTACGTGGCCCTCGGCGACTCCTACACCTCGGGCCTGCGGATACCGCCGCAGAACGGCTCCCCGCTGGGCTGCGGCCGCTCCGGCGTCAATTACCCGTCCCTGGTGGCCCAGCGGCTCGACCTCAAGGAGTTCACCGACGTCAGCTGCAGCGGGGCGCGCACCGGCGACCTGACGGCGGCCCAGCGGACCGACGACGGGACCAACCCGCCCCAGCTGGACGCGCTCGGGGCGGCCACCCGGCTGGTGACGCTCGGGATCGGCGGCAACGACGCCGGCTTCCTCGACGTGCTGGGCCGCTGCGCGATCGAGAACGTCCGGCACAGCCTGACCGGCCGGGGCGAGGACGCGCCCTGCCGGGCGTACTACACGACCGGCGCCGGGCGGGGCGAGGTCCAGCAGAAGATGGCGGCCACCGGCGAGCGGCTCGCCGCCGCCCTCGGTGAGATCAAGCGCCGCGCCCCGCAGGCCGAGGTGCTGCTGATCGGGTACCCGGCCCTGCTGCCGCAGGACTCGGGCCGCTGCGCCGGAACACTGGGCGAGGGGATCGCCGGCGCCGACGTCGATTTCGTCTCCGAGCAGGAGCAGGGCTTGAACGGCATGCTCCGGCAGCGGGCCGAAGCCGCCGGGGTGGCGTTCGTCGACACCTACTCAGCCTCCGCCGGCCACGACATGTGCGAGGACGTGGGCACCCGCTGGGTGGAGCCGCTCGCCCCCGGCCAGGGGCTGGCACCGATCCACCCGAACGCCCAGGGGCAGCAGGGCATGGCCGCCGCCGTCCTGGCCGCGCTCCGGCCACAGCGCTGA
- the nirD gene encoding nitrite reductase small subunit NirD, with the protein MTATATATRVELLSDAGWSPVCDWDLLVPGRGVAVLLPDGRQVAVFRDGNDRLYAADNRDPFTGAYVLSRGLLGSTSDGRVYVASPLLKQRFDLATGECLDDEGVRIAVHAARSV; encoded by the coding sequence ATGACCGCCACCGCCACCGCCACCCGGGTCGAACTGCTCTCCGACGCCGGCTGGTCCCCGGTCTGCGACTGGGACCTGCTGGTCCCCGGCCGCGGCGTCGCCGTCCTGCTGCCGGACGGCCGCCAGGTCGCCGTGTTCCGCGACGGCAACGACCGCCTCTACGCCGCCGACAACCGCGATCCGTTCACCGGCGCGTACGTCCTCTCCCGCGGCCTGCTGGGCTCCACCTCGGACGGCCGGGTCTACGTGGCCTCGCCGCTGCTCAAGCAGCGCTTCGACCTGGCCACCGGGGAGTGCCTGGACGACGAGGGCGTCCGGATCGCCGTCCACGCGGCCCGCTCCGTCTGA
- a CDS encoding GNAT family N-acetyltransferase, with translation MPVPVTLYGRTVRLEPLAEHHAAALAVAGSEDRTTYAFTPVPHGLEAAREYIARALADRAAGRSMPFATVSTADNRVVGSTRFLELDYWQGPLVWPPVPGVPHGDPVEAVPDAAEIGNTWLSPRAQGTGINTEAKLLMLRHAFEVWRVQRISLRADARNTRSRIAIERLGATSEGVRRAHSRGLDGVVRSTAFYSILDEEWPAVRDIIELRIAAATSPSAPDPAPLNQECLRHGSSLVSDPMIGDSLMPAA, from the coding sequence GTGCCCGTACCCGTCACCCTCTACGGCCGCACCGTGCGGCTGGAGCCCCTCGCCGAGCACCACGCCGCGGCCCTGGCCGTGGCAGGCTCCGAGGACCGTACGACCTACGCCTTCACCCCCGTGCCGCACGGCCTGGAGGCCGCCCGGGAGTACATCGCCCGCGCCCTCGCCGATCGGGCGGCGGGCCGGTCGATGCCGTTCGCCACCGTGAGCACGGCCGACAACCGGGTCGTGGGCTCCACCCGGTTCCTGGAACTGGACTACTGGCAGGGCCCGCTGGTCTGGCCGCCCGTGCCGGGCGTGCCGCACGGCGATCCGGTGGAAGCGGTTCCCGACGCCGCGGAGATCGGCAACACCTGGCTGTCCCCGCGGGCCCAGGGCACCGGCATCAACACGGAGGCGAAGCTGCTGATGCTGCGGCACGCCTTCGAGGTGTGGCGGGTGCAGCGAATCTCGCTGCGGGCCGATGCCCGCAACACCCGTTCCCGGATCGCCATCGAGCGGCTGGGCGCCACCTCCGAGGGGGTGCGCCGGGCGCACTCGCGCGGGCTGGACGGGGTGGTCCGGTCCACCGCGTTCTACTCGATCCTGGACGAGGAGTGGCCCGCCGTCCGGGACATCATCGAGCTGCGGATCGCCGCCGCGACCTCGCCCAGCGCGCCGGACCCGGCCCCCCTCAACCAGGAGTGCCTTAGACACGGCAGCTCCCTGGTCTCCGATCCGATGATCGGCGACTCCCTGATGCCGGCCGCCTGA
- a CDS encoding transcriptional regulator: protein MNGLDPILHQPTRLTVLAFLSGCQEAEFSVVRDYCQVSDSVLSKTASGLETAGYLRARKGYVGKRPRTWLSATQQGRTLLAAHLAALQQMAAAAEAAGAAAGTGPAGTGPDGSGNAG, encoded by the coding sequence GTGAACGGGCTCGACCCGATACTCCACCAGCCCACCAGGCTCACCGTCCTGGCCTTCCTCAGCGGGTGCCAGGAAGCCGAGTTCTCCGTCGTCCGCGACTACTGCCAGGTCTCGGACTCGGTGCTCAGCAAGACGGCCTCGGGCCTGGAGACGGCCGGCTACCTGCGGGCCCGCAAGGGCTACGTCGGGAAGCGGCCCCGCACCTGGCTCTCCGCGACCCAGCAGGGCCGCACCCTGCTGGCGGCGCACCTCGCGGCGCTCCAGCAGATGGCCGCCGCCGCGGAGGCAGCTGGGGCAGCGGCCGGAACCGGGCCAGCCGGAACCGGACCGGACGGGAGCGGGAACGCGGGCTGA
- a CDS encoding PAC2 family protein, whose product MRDPKELYELEPQGVTALAAARAAAEAGTGLVLLYHFEGFMDAGEAGGQVVAHLLEQGSPQVVARFDHDRLVDYRARRPAMTFDRESWTDYEPPEILLQLVRDSVGAPFLVLTGPEPDTEWELFAAAVGDLVERFEIRLALSFHGIPMGVPHTRPVGLTPHGNRVDLAAGHPKWFDQAQVPGSAQALVEYRLGEAGHDVLGFAAHVPHYIARSSYPAAAVAILEATQSATGLVLPGSELRARVNEVYAEIEDQLSQGDGELRSAIQGMEGQYDAVSGAVDRESLLAEASDLPSADELGRRFEEFLAEHERGAE is encoded by the coding sequence GTGCGTGATCCCAAGGAGCTGTACGAACTGGAACCGCAGGGGGTGACCGCCCTGGCGGCGGCGCGCGCCGCCGCCGAGGCCGGCACCGGCCTGGTGCTGCTGTACCACTTCGAGGGCTTCATGGACGCCGGCGAGGCGGGCGGCCAGGTCGTGGCGCACCTGCTGGAGCAGGGGTCCCCGCAGGTGGTGGCCAGGTTCGACCACGACAGGCTGGTCGACTACCGGGCCCGCCGCCCCGCGATGACCTTCGACCGCGAGAGCTGGACGGACTACGAGCCGCCGGAGATCCTGCTCCAGCTGGTGCGCGACTCGGTGGGAGCGCCCTTCCTGGTGCTCACCGGCCCCGAGCCGGACACCGAGTGGGAGCTGTTCGCGGCCGCCGTCGGCGACCTGGTGGAGCGGTTCGAGATCCGGCTCGCGCTCTCCTTCCACGGCATCCCGATGGGCGTCCCGCACACCCGTCCGGTCGGCCTCACCCCGCACGGCAACCGGGTCGACCTGGCCGCCGGCCACCCCAAGTGGTTCGACCAGGCGCAGGTGCCCGGCAGCGCCCAGGCACTGGTCGAGTACCGGCTCGGCGAGGCCGGGCACGACGTGCTGGGCTTCGCGGCGCACGTCCCCCACTACATCGCCCGCTCGTCCTACCCGGCGGCCGCGGTGGCGATCCTGGAGGCCACCCAGTCGGCCACCGGCCTGGTCCTGCCCGGCAGCGAACTGCGCGCCCGGGTCAACGAGGTCTACGCCGAGATCGAGGACCAGCTCTCCCAGGGCGACGGCGAGCTGCGCTCGGCGATCCAGGGCATGGAGGGCCAGTACGACGCCGTCTCCGGCGCCGTCGACCGCGAGAGCCTGCTCGCTGAGGCCAGCGACCTCCCCTCGGCCGACGAGCTCGGCCGGAGGTTCGAGGAGTTCCTGGCCGAGCACGAGCGCGGCGCCGAGTAG